One Chryseobacterium sp. StRB126 genomic region harbors:
- a CDS encoding response regulator transcription factor produces the protein MNERILIADDHYVVRAGTALVLETGFPELKIDFAENYGQVKNMLESHDYSLIILDIDMPGTQYKKMISELKAIQSDIKILVFSGYDKDVAIQYIREGAEGYLNKQSSEEEIKNAVRTVIEKGYFYPAELIGLIIQNKKSNPSEKLSSREYEIFKLLADGNGNLEIANRLNIQMSTVSTYKKRIFQKLDVANIAELIKVYEMMH, from the coding sequence ATGAATGAAAGAATCTTAATTGCTGATGATCACTATGTAGTCAGAGCAGGCACCGCATTGGTCCTGGAAACCGGCTTTCCAGAACTGAAAATAGATTTTGCAGAAAACTACGGGCAGGTGAAGAATATGCTGGAATCCCATGATTACAGCCTTATTATTTTAGATATTGATATGCCCGGAACTCAATATAAAAAGATGATCTCTGAGCTTAAAGCTATACAGAGTGATATTAAAATCCTTGTGTTTTCAGGATATGACAAAGATGTAGCAATACAATATATCCGGGAAGGTGCTGAGGGCTATCTGAACAAGCAAAGCAGTGAGGAAGAAATTAAAAATGCAGTACGAACCGTTATTGAGAAAGGATACTTCTACCCTGCAGAGCTTATTGGGCTTATCATTCAAAATAAAAAAAGTAATCCTTCTGAAAAGCTGTCATCCAGGGAATATGAAATCTTTAAGCTATTAGCAGACGGAAACGGAAACCTTGAAATTGCCAACAGGCTCAACATTCAAATGTCAACGGTAAGTACCTACAAAAAAAGGATATTTCAGAAGCTTGATGTAGCCAATATTGCAGAGCTAATTAAGGTATATGAAATGATGCACTGA
- a CDS encoding MFS transporter: MNPLEKADQGSQRFRYIKLCIFFSGLSVFAQLYLFQPMLPMAAEHFNVSVGDTSLLVSSSTIGMALGLLFFAFKADSYSRKGLMTFSLISSALLTIISTWIPSLSILIAIGIFKGFVVSGVSAVALAYLTEEVSAAVIGTAISMYLSGNTIGGMSGRILATILAGEFGWRNAVLVIGIESLILGAIFWKLFPESKFFNPQKTDYHLKVKQMKFFLTHPYMFRLYLIAALVMGVFVSVYNYLTFRLEAQPFSLSHFIIAFIFLMYIFGVFGTMAVGRLSKRITANTILKGSILSMLIGTLLLLSENIYILIFGLGLFTFSFFAAHTMASQMTALYAKRGKSSATSIYWLFYYFGSSVLGSGTGYLLHSYSWNVFIAFLVISVVTALLLATANTSPNGKKN, from the coding sequence ATGAATCCATTGGAAAAAGCAGATCAGGGAAGCCAACGTTTCCGATATATAAAACTTTGTATTTTTTTTTCCGGGCTGTCGGTATTCGCACAGCTTTATCTTTTTCAGCCAATGCTACCAATGGCCGCGGAACATTTTAATGTATCTGTTGGAGACACTTCTCTATTGGTTTCATCATCTACTATCGGAATGGCATTGGGGTTATTGTTCTTCGCTTTTAAAGCAGACAGTTATTCAAGGAAAGGATTGATGACTTTTTCATTGATTTCTTCTGCCTTATTAACCATTATTTCAACATGGATCCCAAGCCTTAGTATTTTGATTGCTATCGGTATTTTTAAAGGATTTGTGGTTTCCGGGGTTTCTGCGGTTGCTCTTGCCTATCTTACAGAAGAAGTAAGTGCTGCGGTTATAGGTACTGCCATCAGTATGTACCTTAGTGGAAATACCATTGGTGGAATGAGTGGAAGAATTCTGGCTACAATTCTGGCCGGAGAATTTGGCTGGCGTAATGCAGTTCTGGTAATCGGAATAGAAAGTCTTATTCTGGGGGCTATATTCTGGAAGCTTTTTCCTGAATCCAAATTTTTCAATCCACAGAAAACAGATTATCACCTTAAGGTAAAACAAATGAAGTTTTTCCTAACTCATCCCTATATGTTTCGGTTGTATCTTATAGCAGCCCTTGTGATGGGAGTTTTTGTGAGTGTTTACAATTATCTTACCTTCAGACTCGAGGCTCAGCCATTTTCATTAAGTCATTTTATCATCGCTTTTATATTCCTGATGTATATCTTCGGAGTTTTCGGGACTATGGCTGTTGGGAGACTTTCCAAAAGAATTACGGCAAATACTATTCTGAAAGGTTCTATCCTCAGTATGCTTATCGGCACTTTATTATTACTGTCTGAGAACATTTATATCCTCATTTTTGGCCTTGGATTATTTACTTTTTCGTTTTTTGCAGCCCACACCATGGCCAGTCAGATGACTGCATTGTATGCCAAACGAGGCAAATCTTCAGCAACATCTATTTACTGGCTCTTCTATTACTTTGGATCGAGTGTTCTGGGAAGTGGCACCGGATATCTTCTCCACTCCTATTCCTGGAACGTTTTCATTGCTTTTCTGGTTATTTCTGTAGTAACAGCACTTCTTCTTGCAACAGCCAATACTTCTCCCAACGGCAAAAAAAATTGA
- a CDS encoding DoxX family protein, with product MIVKIINFILILTAVFMGFKQGIAMFSGKPEMTALFGKWGFDKTGLMINGAVTILASILILFPKTFVWGNFLMAAGILLIICFHLMDKDFKGVLIELPFLFLNLLIIYLQHPLKN from the coding sequence ATGATTGTAAAAATTATTAATTTCATTCTTATCCTTACTGCTGTTTTTATGGGTTTTAAACAGGGAATTGCCATGTTTTCGGGAAAACCTGAAATGACTGCTCTATTTGGAAAATGGGGCTTTGATAAAACCGGACTTATGATTAACGGAGCGGTTACCATTCTTGCTTCCATCCTGATACTATTTCCCAAAACATTTGTCTGGGGAAACTTTTTGATGGCTGCAGGTATTTTGCTGATTATTTGTTTTCATCTTATGGATAAAGATTTTAAAGGAGTGTTGATAGAGCTCCCTTTCCTTTTTCTTAATCTGCTGATTATTTATCTGCAACATCCTCTTAAAAATTAA